The window CATCGTTGCGAATATTGTTTTCATAGTACTAATTCTTCATGCTCTACCTTCTTAGATTGCTTTGAGACGTGAGAAGATTGGTGCGACTGCCCGTTTCTGGCGATTTTCTGCTGCTTCATACCCAGACCTTATAGAGGCATTGCCAAAAAATCCAATTACATCTGTAAATAAGACAGTTAATGGCAGTTTTGTTCAACCATCCAGTGCTGGTGTATGTTCCCTTTACCTTTCCCTTTTATTATGTCCTGCTCTGTTTGTAATTTATAATACTTAGTTATGTTGAGAAGATGCACTTTTTTCCCTTGAACAATGAATATAAGCAATTTGAAGTGGACGATTTAAATAAAAAACCTGTGATATTAGGAATACCTTTTCACTTAACCAAATGTAGTTGAACTTCTGTGTAAATGGGTAACAGGGCTGATAATCACCTGTGTTTAAGCATTTACCTGCAGTGATGCAGGGATATTAGTTTACTGAACCTAATGTACTTGAATAATTACCTTGAGTCTTGTGTGGGCGTTAGGGTTAGTTCACCAAAGATAATACATTTTTTCCGTGCATGATACTATTTTCAGAAGTCACAAAATGCCCTATAAAAATGCTCTTTTGAGTTATCAAGCAGTAACTGAAGGTACATATTTCATATTTGCGTGCATAAACAGCTCTCCTAATGGGCAAGTTGTTGCAGTAACATGACAATTGGTACATTAAACTTGTGTGGTGTGGACTgcacatcaacaacaacaacaacatagccttttttcccaagcaatgGTGTGGACTGCACATATTTTCTATTATGTTAATGCTGGAACGTAGTGTTGGGTGTTGCCCACCATAGTGCACAAACATACATAAACATAATTCCTAATGGGCTAGCCATTGCAGTCCAAGTCGCAGTTCACATCTTCACTACATGTGAAACTCTGACTGATACTAAATCATTAATGAAATTGTTTAGCCATTGAATTTATGTGATGCAAATAGGACAATCTATGTATTTCTATAACATGTGTTGTTTTTGACCTTTGAACTGTTCAGGGTGATGTTTATCCTGTGGAACCTTATGAGAGCTCATCGATGAACCAAGTACTTGATGCCCATTGGGGTgttcttgatgatgatgatgatgatgtaagTTTGGAGATTTCCATTATTTGATTAGTGTTTAGTGATATGGATTGTATTGCTGTATTCATAATTGCATCCTCAATCTAACTGGAGTGAGTTCCCATTTACCACTTTTATGATGTTTGCAAGAAGTCAATCATAGGCAAATCCCATATAGATTTAAGTAATAATGCTAAAACAGCCTAATCTCCATGTTTATGTATACTGTAGTTATGGTGCAGCCGCTAAACTAGTGCTAATTTTGTTTGGTGCAGTCAACTGGACTTCGCTCACATACGCTCTCCATCCTTGTGAATGATTGTCCTGGTGTCCTCAACATAGTAACAGGGGTATTTGCTCGCAGGGGCTACAATATACAGGTTTTCCTTATTGAAAAAGTTATCTTTCTTGTTATATATAATGCCAGGCTAGTTATTAATGAGAGCATACTTCTCGTCAGAGCCTTGCTGTCGGCCCAGCTGAGAAGGCAGGCATTTCACGTATTACAACAGTTGTCCCTGGTACTGATGAATCCATTGAGAAGTTAGTTCAGCAGCTTTACAAGCTTATTGATGTGCATGAGGTAAGCTGCATGTAACTTTTGCTGAAATCATCTGCGATTGCAATTTTATTATGTTAACATAAACACAACACTTGCAGGTTCATGACATTACTCACTCACCTTTTGCCGAAAGGGAGCTGATGCTTATTAAGGTTTCTGTAAACACTGCTGCTCGGAGGGAGATCCTAGATATTGCTGAAATCTTCCGCGCAAAACCTGTCGATATTTCTGACCACACAGTTACACTGCAGGTTAGCTTCCTGACAATTTTTGTATTTCTCCCAGATTTACTTCAGTGGCTTTACCAACATGATCATAGTAGAGTCAGTGTTAGAACAAACTTTGCACACAATCAACAAATTAATCATGATGTGTTATTACTATTTTCTTTGGCATGTCACTCTTGTAGTAGCAGTAACATTACCATATAGGAACGGTGAGTTTGTGATGCCACTACTATTCTTCACTGTGCTTTATCTCACTGCTTCCAATTTATTTACGTATGGCAAAACTCTAATATAAAGGAGTTCTTATTGATAATTCGCAGCTCACTGGGGATCTTGACAAGATGGTTGCATTGCAAAGGTTATTGGAGCCTTATGGCATCTGTGAGGTATGTGTGCTTTTTATTTGGCCACGCTTGTTACTTTATTGTGTAGTTATGAACAGACATTCCTTTCAAAGATTAGTTCTGAAACAGATTCCAACTACTCTAATAATGTCAATCAAAGCATTGTGCACAACATTACACGTGTTTAATAACACTGTTCCAAATACTCAGAGACGTTTTTTAGCAGCCAATTGATTCATCTGCCTCCAAACGGGGTCATTTCTAGGTTTTCTTAGGACTACTTATATAATTTGATTTATTCATCTGCAGTTAGAGAAAAGGGAAAATCTCGTAGCAGCTACTAAAGCATTCCCAATCAGTTGCACACCTTGTTTATCATGTTAGATTGATACTTTAGCTTTCCTTTTCTCTGCGAAGCAATTGCTCTACGCTCTCTTAATGTATGGTTTCTCCTCGCCCCCTCGGTCCTCACCTTTGTGTTGCACACATGGCAGGTCGCCAGAACAGGCCGTGTGGCGCTGGTCCGTGAATCCAGAGTGGACTCCAAGTACCTCCGCGGCTACTCTCTTCCGTTGTAGCCTCTGGCGTTTGTGATGATGGCCCAGGAAAGCGCATGCCTGGTTGCTAGAGCAGAATGTGTAGGACTCATTTGTTAGGTTGTGTGTATCTGCAAGAGTTGTTTCCTCCATCTCGTCAACTCCTTGATTTCCTTGCTTAATAATATGCTCCTTGGTGGATGTAAGCTGAAGTAGCATATGTATCCCGTTGACAGTCATAATAAGATACATGTGCATCCTCTTATTTCAGTGATTCAGTGAATCAGTGGGGACTTGGGGAGATGTAGCCAGCATCCAAAATTAACTGGCAGCATTTTTCCTATTATTCCTTCTGTCCGCGGTGATTTGGCCAGGAGAAATTGTACATATGAAGGAGAAAATGAGGATGTCTGACAGACCATTGCTGGCTTGAAGCCCTGGAGCTGACAGACCTCCTGGCAAATGGAGGCGGCTCCGTCAGCTCAGCTGCGGCCTAGCACCGAAACGAAAGAGCGCGGGCCAAGGAATTGCACGCCATCTTGGGCCGATGGGCCCGGATGCGTGGCTTGAAAAGacgccttttttatttttgcatttttcaaaaaaaaaatttacagaaatatatttttggatttagGTTTTACAgatctatacccctaccgcccggcaggggggcggcagggggcctaccgcccggcaggtgggcggtatggacttatatgtaaataaaaataaaaattttttgcgcagaggtccttggagggagcctgccgcccccctgccggg is drawn from Panicum virgatum strain AP13 chromosome 1N, P.virgatum_v5, whole genome shotgun sequence and contains these coding sequences:
- the LOC120656389 gene encoding acetolactate synthase small subunit 2, chloroplastic-like isoform X1 is translated as MSVASSHHLRPAPAGAARRPGCAAAVALRPGGAWTPARGRCAVAAAAGAGGEAASAHAAVAASAVSPAAAAARDRVRRHTISVFVGDESGMINRIAGVFARRGYNIESLAVGLNKDKALFTIVVSGTDRVLNQVIEQLNKLVNVLSVEDLSKEPQVERELMLIKLNVKPDQRPEVMVLVDIFRAKVVDISDSTLTMEVAGDPGKIAAVERNLRKFGIKEICRTGKIALRREKIGATARFWRFSAASYPDLIEALPKNPITSVNKTVNGSFVQPSSAGGDVYPVEPYESSSMNQVLDAHWGVLDDDDDDSTGLRSHTLSILVNDCPGVLNIVTGVFARRGYNIQSLAVGPAEKAGISRITTVVPGTDESIEKLVQQLYKLIDVHEVHDITHSPFAERELMLIKVSVNTAARREILDIAEIFRAKPVDISDHTVTLQLTGDLDKMVALQRLLEPYGICEVARTGRVALVRESRVDSKYLRGYSLPL
- the LOC120656389 gene encoding acetolactate synthase small subunit 2, chloroplastic-like isoform X2, coding for MSVASSHHLRPAPAGAARRPGCAAAVALRPGGAWTPARGRCAVAAAAGAGGEAASAHAAVAASAVSPAAAAARDRVRRHTISVFVGDESGMINRIAGVFARRGYNIESLAVGLNKDKALFTIVVSGTDRVLNQVIEQLNKLVNVLSVEDLSKEPQVERELMLIKLNVKPDQRPEVMVLVDIFRAKVVDISDSTLTMEVAGDPGKIAAVERNLRKFGIKEICRTGKIALRREKIGATARFWRFSAASYPDLIEALPKNPITSVNKTVNGSFVQPSSAGGDVYPVEPYESSSMNQVLDAHWGVLDDDDDSTGLRSHTLSILVNDCPGVLNIVTGVFARRGYNIQSLAVGPAEKAGISRITTVVPGTDESIEKLVQQLYKLIDVHEVHDITHSPFAERELMLIKVSVNTAARREILDIAEIFRAKPVDISDHTVTLQLTGDLDKMVALQRLLEPYGICEVARTGRVALVRESRVDSKYLRGYSLPL
- the LOC120656389 gene encoding acetolactate synthase small subunit 2, chloroplastic-like isoform X3, producing MSVASSHHLRPAPAGAARRPGCAAAVALRPGGAWTPARGRCAVAAAAGAGGEAASAHAAVAASAVSPAAAAARDRVRRHTISVFVGDESGMINRIAGVFARRGYNIESLAVGLNKDKALFTIVVSGTDRVLNQVIEQLNKLVNVLSVEDLSKEPQVERELMLIKLNVKPDQRPEVMVLVDIFRAKVVDISDSTLTMEVAGDPGKIAAVERNLRKFGIKEICRTGKIALRREKIGATARFWRFSAASYPDLIEALPKNPITSVNKTVNGSFVQPSSAGGDVYPVEPYESSSMNQVLDAHWGVLDDDDSTGLRSHTLSILVNDCPGVLNIVTGVFARRGYNIQSLAVGPAEKAGISRITTVVPGTDESIEKLVQQLYKLIDVHEVHDITHSPFAERELMLIKVSVNTAARREILDIAEIFRAKPVDISDHTVTLQLTGDLDKMVALQRLLEPYGICEVARTGRVALVRESRVDSKYLRGYSLPL
- the LOC120656389 gene encoding acetolactate synthase small subunit 2, chloroplastic-like isoform X4, encoding MSVASSHHLRPAPAGAARRPGCAAAVALRPGGAWTPARGRCAVAAAAGAGGEAASAHAAVAASAVSPAAAAARDRVRRHTISVFVGDESGMINRIAGVFARRGYNIESLAVGLNKDKALFTIVVSGTDRVLNQVIEQLNKLVNVLSVEDLSKEPQVERELMLIKLNVKPDQRPEVMVLVDIFRAKVVDISDSTLTMEVAGDPGKIAAVERNLRKFGIKEICRTGKIALRREKIGATARFWRFSAASYPDLIEALPKNPITSVNKTVNGSFVQPSSAGGDVYPVEPYESSSMNQVLDAHWGVLDDDSTGLRSHTLSILVNDCPGVLNIVTGVFARRGYNIQSLAVGPAEKAGISRITTVVPGTDESIEKLVQQLYKLIDVHEVHDITHSPFAERELMLIKVSVNTAARREILDIAEIFRAKPVDISDHTVTLQLTGDLDKMVALQRLLEPYGICEVARTGRVALVRESRVDSKYLRGYSLPL